The following coding sequences are from one Saccharomyces cerevisiae S288C chromosome X, complete sequence window:
- a CDS encoding uncharacterized protein (hypothetical protein), whose translation MKIKISIEISLSLLSEHYKRNENCISNMLVIGEGPRGETIVERF comes from the coding sequence atgaagataaaaatttcCATCGAAATTAGTCTTTCGCTCCTATCTGAACATtacaaaagaaacgaaaacTGTATTAGTAATATGCTTGTAATTGGAGAAGGGCCGAGGGGCGAGACCATTGTGGAGCGATTTTAA
- the RTT101 gene encoding cullin RTT101 (Cullin subunit of a Roc1p-dependent E3 ubiquitin ligase complex; role in anaphase progression; Rtt101p-Mms22p ligase associates with replisome complex during S phase via Ctf4p; required for recovery after DSB repair; implicated in Mms22-dependent DNA repair; involved with Mms1p in nonfunctional rRNA decay; modified by the ubiquitin-like protein, Rub1p), whose translation MINESVSKREGFHESISRETSASNALGLYNKFNDERNPRYRTMIAELHEFFHLTLAETITETDVKELECNKEKAAKFRKLMPKMLNNCRELTQRKSYIPYNSEFNGNDEKQKKFQLLHQHQIVLSFQEFCDELAKLIIDAHVLSFLTRCDYSYEIIPKNWTSFYKLFQYVMGAVGPIISYVPVNYPMIRKELGFETLTIFQYYDSKLFECMKSHFGREFSTLVSATIHHYIHMFPITNTMLEKEVPMLRIMSNCNFSIEGLSPKDFYMKTLRQYYCEESNLRPRLETFKNFKVLLTRNALLASLFSPEWVSDANDLFISHLLLNKKSISEYIEIGKDTYDEEKERYFKTETHFSLLMFRNAFEAKNMLSKFKEFCDDAVSEKLKAAYGSNHDTERLFDEVVQLANVDHLKIYSDSIEYHLCNLLGSTSKAIEQYVKYFESHLFIIVRKIKTTKKDLPRDMKIKYLNENLPILRLKFVNLPTFPNFFERSIFRKTILQSDQNSSFIKDILPVYKDSLMELFKQRIITNVSQEDEMRYRDQYQPYLSQFFQPVEVMADLRIKYASFLSFYENIEAAVKFGKTYNENNSKSFFPLIFDRERIPKVFQQSNEVKKNFVLPQEMDDTWNQFLRNYHEQNKVEDSDASKKELYPMWNLHHCEVESPYIIQDGTNLIFELTLFQTCVLTLFNESDHLTLQVISEQTKLAYKDLALVLKSFCNYKILTRDIDNTYSINESFKPDMKKVKNGKLRVVLPRTASLQSSNTGGERTSSAHHEGSNSQWTQELLKACITRSVKSERNGLDYDHLFETVKQQIKGFSVGEFKDALAKLLRDKFITRDESTATYKY comes from the coding sequence TTTCACCTTACTTTAGCTGAAACTATAACTGAAACTGACGTGAAAGAATTGGAGtgtaataaagaaaaggccGCTAAATTTAGAAAGCTAATGCCTAAGATGTTGAACAATTGCCGTGAATTAACGCAAAGGAAATCATACATTCCTTACAACTCAGAATTTAATGGGAATGAcgaaaagcaaaagaagttTCAGCTGCTACATCAACACCAAATTGTGCTGAgttttcaagaattttgTGATGAATTGGCAAAGTTAATAATTGACGCGCACGTCCTTAGCTTTTTGACCAGATGCGACTATTCTTATGAAATTATACCCAAAAATTGGACCTCTTTTTACAAGCTATTTCAGTACGTAATGGGTGCCGTTGGTCCTATTATATCGTATGTGCCGGTAAATTATCCCAtgataagaaaagaacTAGGATTTGAGACCTTAACGATATTTCAGTATTATGATTCCAAACTTTTCGAATGTATGAAGTCACATTTTGGAAGGGAATTTTCCACCCTTGTAAGCGCTACTATTCATCACTATATTCATATGTTTCCAATAACGAATACAATGTTAGAGAAGGAAGTTCCTATGCTCCGTATAATGTCTAACTGCAATTTTAGTATAGAGGGCTTGAGCCCCAAAGATTTTTATATGAAAACTCTCAGACAATATTACTGTGAGGAATCAAATTTAAGGCCGAGGCTGGAAactttcaagaattttAAGGTACTATTGACGAGGAATGCATTATTAGCATCTTTATTTTCCCCTGAATGGGTCAGCGATGCAAATGACCTATTTATAAGCCATCTACTGTTGAACAAGAAGTCTATTAGCGAATACATAGAAATTGGGAAGGACACttatgatgaagaaaaagagagatatttcaaaactGAGACACACTTTAGCTTATTGATGTTTAGAAATGCTTTTGAAGCAAAAAATATGCTGTCAAAATTCAAGGAATTCTGTGATGATGCCGTTTCAGAAAAGTTAAAGGCAGCATATGGATCCAATCATGATACTGAAAGGCTATTTGATGAGGTAGTTCAGCTAGCTAATGTAGATCACCTCAAAATATACTCCGATTCCATCGAGTACCATTTATGTAATTTACTTGGAAGTACCAGCAAAGCCATAGAACAGTATgtcaaatattttgagtCACATTTATTCATCATCGTCAGAAAGATAAAAACAACTAAAAAAGACCTACCCAGAgatatgaaaataaagtatCTCAACGAAAATCTTCCTATATTGAGACTGAAGTTCGTTAACCTTCCCACATTTCCTAATTTTTTCGAAAGATCAATTTTCAGAAAGACGATCTTACAAAGTGATCAAAATTCCTCATTTATTAAGGATATATTACCTGTTTACAAAGACAGCCTCATGGAACTTTTCAAACAAAGAATCATAACAAATGTCTCACAAGAGGATGAAATGCGATACCGAGATCAATATCAACCCTATTTATCGCAATTCTTTCAGCCGGTAGAGGTTATGGCAGATCTGAGAATCAAATATGCATCGTTCTTGTCGTTTTATGAGAATATCGAGGCTGCTGTGAAGTTCGGGAAGACATACAATGAAAACAACAGCAAGTCATTTTTCCCACTTATCTTTGATAGAGAAAGAATTCCCAAAGTTTTTCAGCAATCCAACgaagtaaagaaaaattttgtcCTACCTCAAGAGATGGATGATACGTGGAACCAATTTCTCCGTAATTATCACGAGCAGAATAAAGTGGAAGATTCAGATGCTTCCAAAAAAGAGCTATATCCGATGTGGAACTTGCACCACTGCGAAGTGGAGTCGCCTTATATCATACAGGATGGAACTAACCTAATATTTGAATTGACCCTTTTCCAAACATGTGTGCTGACTTTATTCAACGAAAGCGATCATTTGACCTTGCAAGTTATATCAGAGCAAACGAAACTGGCGTACAAAGACTTAGCGCTAGTCTTAAAATCCTTCTGCAATTATAAAATTCTGACAAGAGATATTGACAACACATACAGTATCAACGAGAGCTTCAAACCTGATatgaaaaaagtgaaaaatggGAAACTACGTGTGGTTCTACCGAGAACCGCGTCTCTCCAAAGTAGCAACACAGGCGGTGAAAGAACCAGTTCTGCACACCACGAAGGAAGTAATTCCCAATGGACCCAAGAATTACTAAAGGCATGCATAACTAGATCCGTTAAGAGCGAGAGGAATGGGCTAGACTACGACCATTTATTTGAAACGGTAAAGCAGCAGATAAAAGGCTTTAGTGTTGGTGAGTTCAAAGACGCCTTGGCCAAGTTGTTACGAGACAAATTCATAACTAGGGACGAATCAACAGCAACTTACAAGTACTAA